A region of Peromyscus maniculatus bairdii isolate BWxNUB_F1_BW_parent chromosome 7, HU_Pman_BW_mat_3.1, whole genome shotgun sequence DNA encodes the following proteins:
- the Vstm5 gene encoding V-set and transmembrane domain-containing protein 5: MRPPWCGRRTRGIPLGLLALWVAAARCLQSQGVSLHIPRSAINATVQEDILLSVDYSCHGVPTIEWKYTSNWGVQKIVEWKPGTPANVSQSHRDRVCTFDNGSIQLFSVGVRDSGYYVITVTEHPGSRQFGTIVLHVSEIRYEDLHFVAVFFALLAAVAAVLISLMWVCNRCAYKFQRKRRHKLQESTTEELEMKDVEC, encoded by the exons ATGAGGCCGCCGTGGTGCGGGAGGAGGACTCGCGGCATCCCGCTGGGGCTGCTCGCGCTCTGGGTGGCCGCCGCCCGCTGTCTGCAGA GTCAGGGTGTGTCTCTGCACATCCCACGGTCAGCCATCAATGCCACTGTCCAAGAAGACATCCTGCTGTCCGTGGACTACTCCTGCCACGGGGTGCCCACTATTGAGTGGAAGTACACCTCAAACTGGGGCGTGCAGAAGATTGTGGAGTGGAAACCCGGGACCCCAGCCAATGTCTCCCAAAGCCACAGAGACAGAGTCTGCACCTTCGACAACGGCTCCATCCAGCTTTTCAGTGTAGGCGTGAGGGATTCTGGCTACTACGTCATCACTGTCACAGAGCACCCGGGGAGCAGGCAGTTTGGCACAATCGTACTGCATGTGTCTG AGATCCGCTATGAAGACCTCCACTTTGTCGCTGTCTTCTTCGCTCTGCTCGCCGCTGTGGCTGCGGTGCTCATCAGCCTCATGTGGGTCTGCAATCGGTGTGCCTACAAATTCCAAAGGAAGAGGAGACACAAGCTCCAAG AAAGCACCACTGAGGAGCTTGAAATGAAAGACGTCGAGTGTTAG